From the Bremerella alba genome, one window contains:
- a CDS encoding sulfatase family protein gives MNFITKALIVFCAVPLGCLVGSQSQAAEQSRPNILFLFTDDQAPWALEASGHPHAVSPNMDSLVKQGAYLTNAFTVTPVCSPSRASLISGRYGSELGITDWIHPKSEPELGLPPDTTTWVQLLQKAGYHTGLVGKWHLGTPDTMHPTKFGYNHFMGFRTGGAATKNPTLEKNGTNEKIVGLTTDILTDHALEFLNNAPTDKPFCLSLHYRAPHTAWLPVADEDWAPFADLDPEIPNPDYPNLNVPRVKKMTREYLASVAGVDRNIGRVLQWLEDKGLDEKTVVIFSSDHGYNMGHNGIWHKGNGHWVLTKNPPATENIPNGQRPNMYDNSIRIPTIIRWPGTVEPGTTIEQTVSNLDWFPTLLEMAGVETPSDLKIHGKSIVPILKGNDVPWANDFYAEYSTKHQSHTHMRMVRTPQWKLIRDFLNEGRDELYHLADDPAESNNLIDTDSPEVKAIIKQLDAKILAKMKSINDPVLSSVSAN, from the coding sequence ATGAATTTTATCACGAAGGCGCTTATTGTTTTCTGCGCCGTTCCCCTTGGTTGCCTGGTCGGTTCGCAATCGCAAGCCGCCGAGCAATCGCGTCCGAACATCCTGTTCCTTTTCACCGATGATCAAGCCCCGTGGGCCCTAGAGGCCTCGGGACATCCCCACGCGGTTTCTCCGAACATGGATTCGTTGGTCAAGCAAGGGGCTTACTTGACCAACGCATTTACGGTGACGCCGGTTTGCAGTCCGTCTCGGGCATCACTAATCTCTGGGCGATATGGCTCTGAATTAGGAATCACCGATTGGATTCACCCCAAGAGCGAACCGGAGCTGGGACTTCCACCCGATACCACGACCTGGGTCCAGTTATTGCAAAAGGCCGGTTATCATACGGGCCTGGTAGGCAAATGGCACTTAGGGACGCCTGACACGATGCACCCGACCAAGTTTGGCTACAACCATTTCATGGGCTTCCGCACCGGGGGCGCCGCAACCAAGAACCCCACACTGGAAAAGAACGGCACAAACGAGAAAATTGTAGGATTAACAACCGATATTCTGACCGATCACGCACTCGAATTCCTAAACAACGCACCTACCGACAAACCGTTTTGCCTATCGCTTCACTACCGGGCACCCCATACGGCTTGGCTTCCAGTAGCCGACGAAGACTGGGCTCCTTTCGCCGATCTTGACCCAGAGATTCCTAATCCAGACTATCCAAACCTGAATGTACCACGCGTTAAAAAAATGACCCGCGAATACCTGGCAAGCGTTGCCGGCGTCGATCGAAACATCGGGCGAGTCCTGCAATGGCTCGAAGATAAGGGTCTCGACGAAAAAACGGTCGTGATTTTTTCCAGCGATCATGGCTATAACATGGGACATAACGGAATTTGGCATAAAGGGAATGGACACTGGGTTCTCACGAAAAATCCACCCGCAACTGAAAATATCCCCAACGGCCAGCGGCCCAACATGTATGACAATTCCATCCGTATTCCCACAATCATTCGCTGGCCAGGCACGGTTGAGCCCGGCACTACCATTGAACAAACGGTGTCCAATCTCGATTGGTTTCCAACCTTGTTAGAAATGGCTGGAGTCGAGACACCTTCTGATCTCAAGATCCACGGCAAGAGCATCGTCCCGATTTTAAAAGGTAACGATGTCCCTTGGGCCAATGACTTTTATGCCGAGTACAGCACCAAGCATCAGTCGCACACCCATATGCGAATGGTTCGTACACCCCAGTGGAAATTGATTCGCGATTTTCTGAATGAAGGACGCGACGAGCTTTACCACCTGGCCGATGACCCTGCTGAGTCGAACAACCTGATCGATACGGATTCCCCCGAGGTAAAAGCAATCATAAAGCAGTTGGATGCGAAGATTCTCGCCAAGATGAAATCAATCAACGATCCCGTCTTGAGTTCGGTTTCTGCCAACTAA
- a CDS encoding class I SAM-dependent methyltransferase has product MLTLHGKALESERQNSILNDHYAAQAIQQIDFDFSRFRLSRNAVIALAIRAKVLDQWTEQFLGRYKQANVVHIGCGLDSRYFRLNPSAEVAWWEVDYPEVISLREKIYQQRPGYRQLGTNILGEDWLKEIRPDVPTMVVAEGVLPYFTEEAATMFLAYIVSHFNAGQIAFDAYNCWGVRWLNQLPIMRQTHEKLHWAVDDPRRLETDVPQMRLRVENTNGIPEFVQRAGFWTRTAFRMSRRIAPLRRMGQLLLYDFGHL; this is encoded by the coding sequence TTGCTCACACTGCATGGCAAGGCGTTAGAGAGTGAACGCCAGAACTCTATTTTGAACGATCACTATGCTGCCCAAGCCATACAGCAGATCGACTTCGACTTTTCGCGATTTAGACTTTCTCGTAACGCAGTCATCGCCCTAGCGATTCGTGCAAAGGTACTTGACCAGTGGACAGAACAATTTCTAGGTCGATACAAGCAAGCGAATGTTGTTCACATTGGATGTGGGCTGGATAGTCGATACTTTCGTTTGAATCCTTCGGCAGAGGTTGCCTGGTGGGAAGTGGATTATCCAGAAGTCATTTCGCTCCGCGAGAAGATTTACCAACAGCGGCCAGGATACCGGCAACTAGGGACCAATATCTTAGGAGAAGACTGGTTAAAGGAAATACGGCCAGATGTGCCCACTATGGTGGTGGCCGAAGGTGTCTTGCCCTACTTTACCGAGGAGGCTGCCACCATGTTTCTTGCGTATATCGTATCGCACTTCAATGCCGGACAGATCGCATTCGACGCTTACAATTGTTGGGGCGTAAGGTGGTTGAATCAGCTGCCGATCATGCGGCAAACGCATGAAAAGTTGCACTGGGCCGTCGATGATCCAAGGCGACTCGAAACGGACGTGCCGCAGATGAGATTACGTGTGGAGAACACCAACGGAATCCCTGAGTTCGTGCAGAGGGCCGGGTTCTGGACGCGAACGGCGTTTCGTATGAGTCGTCGTATCGCCCCCTTACGGAGAATGGGGCAATTATTGCTCTACGACTTTGGTCACCTCTGA
- a CDS encoding potassium channel family protein, producing the protein MSVIRTPAERGSEIRFSILLASLIIAVVLAPLLEATRLGDLIQLSCLTLVFASAVLINWQHRAKLSLFAAAAILSLALHWWAFFFPNDNVSILRYVASFLFLGVTAALLLKSIIYSEEITPNAILGSICVYLLLGLMWALGYSALMILEAHPFGLLESQSSDPATDHLSLATLLYFSFVTMSTLGYGDITPQTDLARTLAWTQSVTGQFYLAVLVARLVSAMPKHDRSEVTKVVEQ; encoded by the coding sequence ATGTCTGTGATCAGAACACCTGCTGAAAGGGGAAGCGAGATTCGCTTCTCTATTCTGCTGGCTTCGCTGATTATCGCCGTAGTGTTGGCTCCCCTTTTAGAAGCGACCCGTTTGGGAGACCTGATTCAACTCAGTTGCCTTACGCTGGTTTTTGCTTCCGCCGTGCTTATCAACTGGCAGCATCGAGCCAAGCTTTCGCTGTTCGCAGCGGCTGCGATTCTCTCTCTTGCGCTTCACTGGTGGGCGTTTTTCTTTCCCAACGATAATGTTTCTATCCTGCGCTATGTCGCAAGTTTCCTGTTTCTCGGAGTCACGGCCGCATTACTGCTCAAATCGATAATTTACAGCGAAGAAATTACCCCTAACGCTATTCTTGGTTCGATCTGCGTCTATCTTCTTCTAGGCCTGATGTGGGCTCTCGGATATTCCGCACTTATGATACTGGAAGCTCATCCGTTCGGCCTTCTGGAATCGCAGTCGAGTGATCCAGCTACCGACCATCTAAGCTTAGCAACCTTGCTTTATTTCAGCTTCGTTACTATGTCGACCCTGGGCTACGGAGACATCACGCCGCAGACCGACCTCGCGCGAACACTGGCCTGGACGCAGTCCGTTACGGGGCAATTTTATCTTGCCGTATTAGTTGCGCGCCTTGTCAGCGCAATGCCAAAGCATGATCGTTCAGAGGTGACCAAAGTCGTAGAGCAATAA
- a CDS encoding efflux RND transporter permease subunit: MSRFFIYRPIFATVISIVIALAGAVAQTTLPVAKFPQITPPTVQVTAYYPGANPQVIAETVAAPIEQEVNGVEDMLYMSSTCADDGSYTLNVTFQTGTDMDMATVLVQNRVAIADPKLPEDVRRQGITTKKQSTQIVQFITLTSDNRAHDSLYLSNYATINLRDQLGRIDGVGSLNIFGAADYSMRVWLDPTRLEARNLTTEDVIAAIREQNVQVAAGRVGEPPTSDNTAFQMVINTKGRLEDAAQFEDLILKTGEGPGITRLRDIATVELGAKSYNFQAFANGKPCAAIAVYQLPGANALDLAAAVKSKMDELSINFPNGMSYAIPFDTTRFVEASISEVYSTLFVAVLLVVLVIFIFLQDWRATLVPTASIPVALIGTFAMMAGLGFSINMLTLFGIVLAIGIVVDDAIVVVENTARHIDNGLSSKDAAVKAMDEITGPVIATTLVLLAVFVPTAFMGGIVGQMYQQFALTISAAVALSTVNALSLSPALCGLLLRPTEETKQKGEFVPRTVIALLLAILACWLAFRFLSGMGMTTWAVAIGAPIVAALAGWFCAAIFNRMLRGFFNGFNYLFDYTTGGYQAIVGGLVRRIAIVLILFVILLGITGYGLQSIPTGFVPLEDQGYAFANIQLPDASALSRTEDVLKQIDTIMDDTPGVESWVSIAGYSILSGTAGSNSGLVAIVFEPWDERRSPALSQMAILGGLQKRLSQLNQANVIVFPPPPIDGLGNASGFQMQIQDVGGAGLTTLQTIADEMVADGNAQSGLTRVNTTFRADVPQLYADIDRTKVKSLGIPLNSVFDTMQAFMGSAYVNDFNKFGRTWQVRVQADQSFRIEAEDLLRLEVRNPNGEMIPLGTFTTVERTVGPQVIQRYNLYPSAQINGEPAPGYSSGQAINLMEQMATNKFPRSISYEWTGMSYQEKLLSDSDSLTENPTFILILSICLVFLVLAAQYESWTSPMAVIAVVPLAALGVVIALISRGADNNVYTQIGLVLLVALASKNAILIVEFAAEQRRDGKGLLESAIEAATLRFRAILMTAFSSILGFLPLLIASGAGAASRQAVGNAVVGGMIAATIFSLVFVPSFFVIFRGLGEWLANSRKSSTNSAS; this comes from the coding sequence ATGTCACGCTTTTTTATCTATCGCCCGATATTCGCCACCGTAATTTCGATCGTGATTGCTTTGGCTGGCGCTGTCGCTCAAACGACGCTACCGGTTGCCAAGTTTCCGCAAATCACTCCGCCAACGGTTCAGGTGACAGCCTACTATCCAGGGGCAAACCCTCAAGTCATCGCAGAAACAGTTGCGGCTCCGATCGAACAGGAAGTCAACGGCGTCGAAGACATGCTTTATATGTCATCGACCTGCGCCGACGATGGTTCGTATACTCTGAACGTAACCTTTCAAACGGGAACCGATATGGACATGGCGACCGTGTTGGTGCAAAACCGCGTCGCCATCGCCGATCCCAAACTGCCGGAAGACGTGAGACGCCAAGGGATCACGACCAAGAAACAGTCAACCCAAATCGTGCAATTCATCACGCTGACGTCAGACAACCGTGCGCATGACAGTTTGTATCTCAGCAACTATGCCACCATCAATCTTCGTGATCAGTTGGGACGGATCGACGGGGTCGGATCACTCAATATTTTTGGGGCGGCTGACTATAGCATGCGTGTTTGGCTGGACCCCACGCGTTTAGAAGCTCGCAATCTAACAACCGAAGATGTTATAGCCGCGATTCGCGAGCAGAATGTTCAGGTGGCCGCAGGCCGGGTCGGCGAACCACCGACCTCGGATAATACGGCGTTCCAAATGGTAATCAACACCAAGGGTCGCCTAGAGGATGCTGCGCAATTTGAAGACCTCATTCTCAAGACCGGCGAAGGTCCTGGGATTACCCGTCTGCGGGATATTGCGACGGTTGAACTCGGCGCGAAAAGTTACAATTTCCAGGCCTTTGCCAATGGAAAGCCTTGTGCGGCGATTGCCGTCTATCAATTGCCGGGCGCGAATGCGTTAGACCTTGCCGCCGCAGTCAAGTCAAAGATGGACGAGTTGTCGATCAACTTCCCCAATGGGATGAGCTACGCGATCCCTTTTGATACGACACGGTTTGTCGAAGCCTCGATTTCAGAAGTTTATTCCACGCTTTTTGTTGCCGTGCTGCTGGTCGTGCTTGTGATCTTCATCTTTCTGCAAGATTGGCGGGCAACTCTCGTTCCCACCGCTTCCATTCCGGTTGCCTTGATCGGCACGTTTGCCATGATGGCCGGATTAGGGTTTTCGATCAATATGCTGACCCTATTCGGAATTGTCTTGGCGATTGGTATTGTGGTGGACGATGCGATTGTCGTCGTCGAAAACACGGCCCGTCATATCGATAACGGACTGTCGTCCAAAGATGCTGCGGTCAAAGCGATGGATGAAATCACAGGGCCGGTCATTGCGACGACCTTGGTCTTGTTGGCCGTGTTTGTTCCGACGGCATTCATGGGAGGAATCGTCGGCCAAATGTATCAGCAATTTGCCCTCACGATTTCCGCCGCAGTGGCGCTCAGCACGGTGAATGCTCTTTCCTTAAGCCCAGCTTTGTGTGGGCTGTTACTCCGGCCGACCGAAGAGACCAAGCAGAAGGGTGAATTCGTCCCACGCACGGTCATCGCACTCTTGCTTGCAATCCTGGCCTGTTGGTTGGCGTTTCGATTCCTGTCTGGCATGGGAATGACAACTTGGGCGGTTGCCATTGGTGCCCCGATTGTCGCCGCTCTGGCTGGTTGGTTTTGTGCCGCGATTTTCAATCGAATGTTGCGAGGCTTCTTTAACGGCTTTAACTACCTCTTTGACTATACCACCGGCGGCTACCAGGCAATCGTCGGAGGCCTGGTCCGAAGAATTGCCATCGTACTGATCCTTTTCGTCATACTTTTGGGAATCACTGGCTATGGCCTTCAGTCAATCCCGACCGGGTTCGTGCCTCTGGAAGATCAAGGGTACGCGTTCGCCAATATCCAACTGCCGGATGCCTCGGCACTTTCACGAACCGAGGATGTTCTCAAGCAGATCGACACCATTATGGACGACACCCCAGGCGTCGAGAGCTGGGTGTCTATTGCGGGTTACTCCATCCTAAGTGGCACGGCGGGATCCAATAGCGGGCTGGTGGCCATCGTGTTTGAACCTTGGGACGAACGGCGGTCTCCGGCACTCAGCCAAATGGCCATTCTCGGAGGACTTCAAAAGCGGCTTTCGCAGCTGAACCAAGCCAATGTGATCGTCTTTCCTCCACCTCCGATTGACGGCCTGGGCAATGCAAGCGGTTTCCAAATGCAGATCCAGGATGTCGGTGGAGCAGGCCTGACGACCTTACAAACCATCGCCGACGAAATGGTTGCCGACGGGAACGCCCAGTCAGGGCTAACTCGTGTAAACACAACCTTCCGCGCGGATGTGCCGCAATTGTATGCCGACATCGACCGAACCAAGGTCAAGAGCCTTGGTATCCCTTTGAATTCAGTCTTCGATACGATGCAAGCGTTCATGGGATCGGCCTATGTAAACGACTTCAACAAGTTCGGACGCACCTGGCAAGTCCGTGTGCAAGCCGATCAGAGTTTTCGAATCGAGGCCGAAGACCTGTTGCGTCTTGAGGTCCGCAATCCTAATGGCGAGATGATTCCACTGGGAACATTTACCACCGTCGAGCGAACCGTCGGACCGCAAGTGATCCAACGTTATAACCTTTATCCTTCTGCTCAAATCAACGGTGAACCTGCACCAGGCTACAGTTCGGGGCAAGCGATTAACTTGATGGAACAGATGGCCACCAATAAGTTCCCGCGTTCTATCTCGTATGAATGGACAGGCATGTCCTATCAAGAGAAACTCTTGAGTGATTCCGACTCGCTAACCGAGAACCCGACGTTTATCCTGATCCTTTCAATCTGCTTGGTCTTCTTGGTTCTCGCGGCCCAGTATGAAAGCTGGACGAGTCCTATGGCCGTGATTGCGGTAGTTCCCCTGGCAGCATTAGGAGTCGTCATCGCTCTCATATCCCGAGGCGCCGACAACAACGTGTATACGCAGATCGGGCTGGTGCTTCTGGTAGCTCTGGCAAGCAAGAATGCCATTCTCATTGTCGAGTTCGCCGCCGAGCAACGACGCGATGGAAAAGGCTTGCTCGAGTCCGCAATCGAAGCCGCGACCCTTCGATTTCGAGCGATTCTCATGACAGCTTTCTCGTCGATCTTGGGTTTTTTACCACTCTTGATCGCTTCGGGGGCAGGAGCCGCAAGCCGTCAAGCCGTCGGCAATGCGGTCGTGGGTGGCATGATCGCGGCAACGATCTTCTCGCTCGTTTTTGTGCCTTCCTTCTTTGTTATCTTCCGAGGACTTGGCGAATGGCTTGCCAACTCGCGGAAATCTTCGACCAACTCTGCTTCCTAG
- a CDS encoding efflux RND transporter periplasmic adaptor subunit — translation MIERQALACPQLAGGSLYFAVLLLTLSGCSSPNEYQPPPPAEVNVAYPLVRDVTIYMEETGTTEAVERVEINARVEGIIEEVLFEPNDEVEKGQVLFQLERRRYLAARDMAQAELEAKKVAREKAKIEFNRQKELFEKKATPETNLVAAKAEMDGAAADVLAAEARLDNAQLDLDYTEVRSPIKGRAGKAMVKKGNLVVGQPSTHLTTVISYDQIYANFSISERSYLEFIDQDNPQERDSRAAQVPLFLARATDSTYPFQGNFNFADLAVDESTGTFAVRGIFPNPDLRIVPGLFVRIRAPIEQKKDALLVPESATGFDQAGSYLLTVNADNVVERRDVTLGNKFGPMVVVTSGLKADEKVVVDGVQRSRPGATVKPVEATISMDESLLNPLTDQSDTEDEKAQPLEEPAPQAVDPEAASPSSN, via the coding sequence ATGATCGAGCGACAAGCTCTAGCGTGCCCTCAACTAGCTGGCGGTAGTTTATATTTCGCCGTCCTACTTTTGACTCTGTCAGGTTGCTCGTCACCCAACGAATATCAGCCGCCTCCTCCGGCTGAGGTCAACGTCGCGTATCCTTTGGTGCGCGACGTGACGATCTACATGGAGGAAACGGGTACCACCGAGGCGGTCGAACGGGTCGAGATCAACGCCCGCGTCGAAGGAATCATTGAGGAGGTTCTTTTCGAACCGAACGATGAAGTAGAAAAGGGCCAGGTTCTTTTCCAACTCGAGCGGCGCCGCTATCTGGCAGCCCGAGACATGGCGCAAGCAGAGCTCGAAGCGAAGAAAGTAGCACGCGAGAAAGCCAAGATCGAATTTAATCGCCAAAAGGAGCTATTCGAGAAAAAGGCGACCCCGGAAACGAATCTGGTTGCCGCCAAAGCTGAAATGGATGGCGCTGCCGCAGACGTATTGGCAGCCGAGGCGCGACTCGATAACGCTCAGCTAGATCTCGATTACACGGAAGTACGTTCTCCCATCAAAGGGCGCGCCGGCAAGGCAATGGTCAAGAAAGGCAACCTTGTTGTCGGCCAGCCATCGACTCATCTTACGACGGTCATCTCGTACGATCAGATCTACGCAAATTTCTCGATCAGCGAACGTTCCTACTTGGAATTCATCGATCAGGACAATCCCCAAGAACGGGACAGTCGCGCCGCGCAGGTTCCTCTCTTCCTGGCCAGGGCGACGGACTCCACGTATCCGTTTCAAGGCAATTTCAATTTTGCCGATCTGGCCGTCGACGAGAGTACTGGAACGTTTGCCGTTCGCGGGATTTTCCCCAACCCAGACCTGAGAATTGTTCCCGGGTTGTTCGTTCGAATCCGTGCTCCCATCGAGCAAAAGAAGGATGCCTTGCTCGTTCCGGAGAGTGCAACGGGATTTGATCAAGCTGGCAGTTATTTACTCACCGTCAATGCAGATAATGTGGTCGAGCGTCGTGATGTCACTCTGGGCAATAAGTTCGGCCCAATGGTGGTTGTTACATCAGGACTGAAAGCGGACGAAAAAGTTGTCGTGGATGGAGTCCAACGCTCGCGTCCTGGAGCCACCGTCAAGCCCGTCGAAGCGACGATATCCATGGATGAATCTCTCTTGAATCCGTTGACTGATCAATCCGATACGGAAGATGAAAAGGCCCAGCCATTAGAAGAGCCAGCCCCGCAGGCGGTTGATCCTGAGGCAGCCAGTCCTTCGTCCAATTAG
- a CDS encoding metallophosphoesterase family protein, with protein MSKYSDLSFASERSRRRFLQTGALLIAGAGTAQAQTQGEEPMLRIGLMTDLHYADKKPAGSRYYRETLAKIAEASGQLAKARLDFLVELGDFIDAADAVDVELRYLKTIAKPFAEICHERHHVLGNHCVDTLTKEEFLGTVEQEKSYYSFDRGGYHFVVLDACFRSDGKPYGRNNSKWTDANIPPDELEWLADDLKQSNKSTIVFAHQRLDYEGNHAVNNSPAVRKIFEESGNVTTVFQGHSHANDYRQVNGVHYCTLRAMIEDSGLANSGFAILEIDTRGGLKIEGFQKQVSYQWT; from the coding sequence ATGTCGAAATACTCAGATCTATCTTTCGCGTCTGAACGGAGCCGTCGCCGGTTTCTACAAACCGGGGCCCTTTTAATCGCTGGTGCTGGAACAGCCCAGGCCCAGACGCAGGGAGAAGAACCGATGCTCCGGATCGGCTTGATGACAGATTTGCATTACGCAGATAAGAAGCCAGCAGGATCGAGGTATTATCGGGAGACGTTAGCAAAGATTGCGGAGGCGTCCGGTCAACTTGCCAAGGCACGCCTCGATTTTCTCGTGGAGTTAGGCGACTTCATCGATGCTGCCGACGCCGTGGACGTGGAACTCCGATATCTGAAAACGATCGCCAAGCCCTTCGCCGAGATCTGCCACGAACGTCACCATGTGTTGGGCAATCACTGCGTCGATACGCTAACCAAAGAAGAGTTTCTGGGGACGGTCGAGCAAGAGAAATCCTATTATTCGTTTGATCGGGGCGGCTATCACTTTGTGGTTCTCGATGCTTGTTTTCGTTCCGATGGTAAGCCTTACGGTCGCAATAACTCGAAGTGGACTGACGCCAATATTCCTCCGGACGAGTTGGAATGGCTGGCCGACGACCTCAAGCAAAGTAACAAAAGTACGATTGTCTTCGCTCACCAGCGACTTGATTATGAAGGGAATCATGCTGTCAACAATTCACCCGCCGTACGTAAAATCTTTGAGGAATCAGGCAACGTTACCACCGTCTTTCAAGGCCATAGCCACGCCAATGATTATCGCCAGGTAAACGGGGTTCACTACTGCACCCTGCGCGCTATGATCGAAGACTCGGGGCTGGCCAATAGCGGTTTTGCGATTCTTGAAATCGACACCCGTGGTGGATTGAAGATCGAAGGCTTTCAGAAGCAGGTCAGCTACCAGTGGACATAA
- a CDS encoding cupin domain-containing protein: protein MDITNLFRDLPEGLSEEAFQTIAESGTVRIERIVSQGHVSPPSFWYDQPHSEFVVLLQGSATLQIEGEGQPRVLEPGDFVNLPAHQKHRVESTDPHMKTIWLAIHYGL from the coding sequence GTGGACATAACCAACCTCTTTCGCGACCTTCCGGAAGGTCTATCAGAGGAAGCGTTCCAAACGATCGCCGAAAGCGGGACTGTCCGTATCGAGCGTATTGTGTCGCAGGGGCATGTCTCGCCGCCGTCGTTTTGGTACGACCAACCGCATAGCGAGTTTGTTGTCTTACTTCAAGGATCTGCCACGTTGCAAATCGAGGGAGAGGGTCAGCCGCGAGTCCTCGAACCAGGTGACTTCGTCAACTTGCCTGCCCATCAAAAGCATCGCGTCGAATCGACCGATCCCCATATGAAAACGATTTGGCTGGCAATTCACTACGGTTTATAG
- a CDS encoding aldo/keto reductase, giving the protein MIKRKLGNTGIHVTQLGYGTMGLRGPNTWGVRVVEDAAAQRFLNRVIDAGINFLDTAPDYGQAEERIGRALHGRRKELYLATKCGCAYIQHADHLEIKHVWDKDVIQRNLETSLKRLETDYVDLMQFHGGDATTLEENGLIEQLLDFKKQGLVRHIGVSSKLPDLPGLIELGVFETFQIPYSCLAPEHHELITTASQTGAGIIIRGGIAQGGPDAEIQRPNLNDVWTAANLNELLSDDMTRAEFILRFTLSHPHCDTTIVGTCSEDHLEENIAAANKGPLSNDLVEEIQRRVAAL; this is encoded by the coding sequence ATGATCAAACGCAAATTGGGAAACACAGGGATACACGTCACCCAACTTGGCTACGGCACCATGGGTCTTCGTGGCCCCAACACCTGGGGCGTGCGCGTTGTCGAAGATGCCGCGGCCCAGCGGTTTTTAAACCGGGTGATCGACGCTGGCATCAATTTTCTAGATACGGCCCCCGACTATGGACAAGCAGAAGAGCGAATCGGCCGGGCACTGCATGGACGCCGAAAAGAACTCTATCTGGCAACCAAGTGCGGGTGCGCCTACATCCAACACGCCGATCACCTCGAGATCAAGCACGTTTGGGACAAAGACGTCATTCAGCGCAATCTTGAGACAAGTTTGAAACGGCTTGAAACGGACTATGTCGATCTCATGCAGTTTCACGGCGGGGATGCGACCACCCTGGAAGAAAATGGCTTGATTGAACAATTGCTCGACTTCAAAAAGCAGGGCTTGGTACGGCACATCGGCGTATCGAGCAAGCTCCCCGATCTTCCGGGGCTGATTGAATTAGGGGTCTTTGAAACATTTCAGATTCCCTATTCCTGCTTAGCTCCGGAACATCACGAACTCATCACGACCGCGAGCCAGACTGGCGCGGGGATTATCATCCGAGGCGGGATCGCGCAGGGGGGGCCAGATGCCGAGATTCAACGGCCGAATTTAAACGATGTTTGGACGGCCGCCAATTTAAATGAACTTCTGTCTGATGACATGACCCGGGCCGAGTTCATTTTGCGTTTTACTCTCTCGCATCCGCACTGCGATACGACCATAGTGGGCACTTGCAGCGAGGACCATCTGGAAGAGAACATCGCCGCCGCCAACAAAGGCCCACTGAGCAACGACTTGGTGGAAGAGATTCAACGGCGGGTGGCGGCACTATAA